One stretch of Comamonas testosteroni DNA includes these proteins:
- the pdxA gene encoding 4-hydroxythreonine-4-phosphate dehydrogenase PdxA, whose product MSVIASTQTIAITQGDCAGIGPEIIAKAFRAAPQAMRGCFVVGELQTLRRATALAARAADGDQAIAQPVVVIDEPGEAWSVPEGAVALLNLPGLAGPQPYGQICAAAGQAAAQCVVWAAQAALRGEIAALVTAPLHKEALHLAGVTFPGHTELLQAEAAAHAGVSLEQMPVRMMLANDELRTVLVSIHVSLREAIEAVTGPQILQTLRITHQALSRSLGRAPRIAVAGLNPHAGEGGIFGREEIEIIAPAIAAAQAEGMDVQGPFAPDTVFMRARNTPDHPGEFDAVLAMYHDQGLIPVKYLGVEKGVNVTLGLPLVRTSPDHGTAFDIAGLGVADEASLLEAVHMARSLAI is encoded by the coding sequence ATGTCCGTCATTGCTTCAACCCAAACCATTGCCATCACCCAGGGCGACTGTGCAGGCATAGGGCCTGAAATCATCGCCAAGGCTTTTCGGGCTGCACCGCAGGCCATGCGCGGCTGCTTTGTAGTGGGCGAGTTGCAGACTCTGCGCCGTGCGACTGCGCTGGCAGCGCGGGCCGCCGACGGCGACCAGGCCATCGCCCAGCCCGTGGTGGTGATCGATGAGCCGGGCGAAGCCTGGTCTGTTCCGGAAGGTGCTGTCGCGCTGCTGAACCTGCCGGGGCTGGCGGGGCCCCAGCCCTATGGCCAGATTTGCGCAGCTGCCGGGCAGGCCGCGGCGCAATGTGTGGTCTGGGCCGCGCAAGCAGCTTTGCGTGGCGAGATTGCCGCCCTGGTCACGGCACCCTTGCACAAGGAGGCGCTGCATCTGGCAGGCGTGACTTTCCCCGGGCACACGGAACTTCTGCAGGCCGAGGCGGCTGCCCATGCGGGCGTTTCGCTGGAACAGATGCCGGTGCGCATGATGCTGGCGAACGACGAGCTGCGCACCGTGCTGGTCAGCATCCATGTCTCGCTGCGCGAGGCCATCGAGGCCGTGACCGGGCCGCAGATCCTGCAGACCTTGCGCATCACGCATCAGGCGCTGAGCAGAAGCCTGGGACGCGCGCCGCGCATTGCCGTGGCCGGGCTCAATCCGCATGCGGGCGAGGGCGGCATCTTCGGTCGTGAGGAAATCGAGATCATTGCCCCGGCGATCGCGGCAGCGCAGGCTGAAGGCATGGATGTGCAGGGGCCGTTTGCGCCGGACACGGTCTTCATGCGGGCGCGAAATACGCCAGATCACCCGGGTGAATTCGATGCGGTGTTGGCGATGTACCACGACCAAGGGTTGATCCCAGTCAAATATTTGGGTGTGGAAAAAGGCGTCAACGTGACCCTGGGTTTGCCGCTGGTACGCACCAGTCCCGACCATGGCACGGCCTTTGACATTGCCGGCCTGGGCGTGGCCGACGAGGCCAGCCTGCTCGAAGCCGTGCACATGGCCCGCAGTCTGGCTATTTGA
- the mscL gene encoding large conductance mechanosensitive channel protein MscL — MGMMQEFREFAIKGNVMDLAVGVIIGGAFGKIVDSVVNDLIMPLVGLFFGKLDFSNLFVVLGTMPEGVPRTLDALKKAGIPVFAYGNFITVAVNFVILAFIIFMMVKQINRLKREAPAAPEQAPATPEDIQLLREIRDSLNRKA, encoded by the coding sequence ATGGGCATGATGCAAGAATTCCGCGAGTTCGCAATCAAGGGAAACGTCATGGATCTTGCCGTGGGCGTGATCATCGGCGGCGCGTTCGGGAAAATCGTTGATTCCGTGGTCAACGACCTCATCATGCCTCTGGTGGGCCTGTTCTTTGGCAAGCTGGATTTTTCCAACCTGTTCGTCGTTCTGGGCACCATGCCCGAAGGAGTTCCTCGTACTCTGGATGCACTGAAAAAAGCCGGCATTCCTGTATTTGCCTACGGCAACTTCATCACGGTTGCAGTGAATTTCGTGATTCTGGCCTTCATCATTTTCATGATGGTCAAGCAGATCAACCGCCTCAAGCGCGAGGCACCTGCGGCACCGGAGCAAGCACCCGCTACGCCTGAAGACATTCAGCTGCTGCGCGAGATCCGCGACAGCCTCAATCGCAAGGCCTGA